A genomic segment from Streptomyces antibioticus encodes:
- a CDS encoding DM13 domain-containing protein, giving the protein MWRTWTAGRGRLVGAVLAVVIAGAGLGLYWFQPWKLWQDVTVDEALPGTVRTSGMPGAGPSVTVSGAAGSLTVAGGELVGHEHATSGTVRLVRLADGSHVVRLENLDTSSGPDLRVWLTDAPVREGRAGWYVFDDGEHVSLGRLKGNKGSQNYPVPAGVDLSRYTSLSIWCDRFDVSFGAAELAGV; this is encoded by the coding sequence ATGTGGCGGACTTGGACGGCGGGGCGTGGGCGGCTGGTCGGCGCTGTCTTGGCGGTGGTGATCGCGGGGGCGGGTTTGGGGCTGTATTGGTTTCAGCCGTGGAAGCTGTGGCAGGACGTGACCGTGGACGAGGCGCTGCCTGGCACGGTGCGGACGTCGGGCATGCCCGGTGCGGGGCCTTCTGTCACCGTTTCTGGGGCTGCGGGGTCGCTGACGGTGGCGGGCGGTGAGCTGGTCGGTCATGAGCATGCTACGTCGGGCACGGTGAGGCTGGTTCGGTTGGCGGATGGTTCTCATGTGGTGCGGCTGGAGAATCTCGACACCAGTAGCGGGCCGGATCTGAGGGTGTGGCTGACCGATGCGCCGGTGAGGGAGGGGCGGGCCGGCTGGTACGTCTTCGACGACGGGGAGCACGTCAGTCTCGGCAGGCTCAAGGGCAACAAGGGCAGCCAGAACTACCCCGTGCCCGCTGGCGTGGACCTGTCTCGCTACACCAGTCTCAGCATCTGGTGCGACCGGTTCGACGTCTCGTTCGGTGCGGCCGAACTGGCCGGCGTCTGA
- a CDS encoding helix-turn-helix domain-containing protein, whose amino-acid sequence MAPPVRVRRLTEQEGQKLQQIVRRGSTNSVRFRRAMMLLASAGGSTVPVIARLVQADEDTVRDVIHRFNEIGLACLNPQWAGGRPRLLSHDDEDFVIQTATTRPTAGSCWAEHSHPDRPPATYRRTHGITYFHSCYSVGDDKLWGINRRRKGIDHTWAALRSIRAARPDGAPIYVILDNLSAHLNWKIRRWAARNKVELCFTPTYASWANPIEAHFGPLRQFTLANSHHRNHTVQTRALHAYLRWRNKNARHADVLAAQRRERARIRSEKGIRWGGQPLADAA is encoded by the coding sequence ATGGCACCGCCGGTCAGGGTCCGGAGGCTGACGGAGCAGGAAGGACAGAAGCTCCAGCAGATTGTGCGGCGGGGCAGCACGAACTCGGTGCGCTTCCGGCGGGCGATGATGCTGCTGGCCTCGGCCGGCGGCAGCACCGTCCCGGTCATCGCCCGTCTGGTCCAAGCGGACGAGGACACCGTCCGCGACGTGATCCACCGCTTCAACGAGATCGGGCTCGCATGCCTCAACCCTCAGTGGGCGGGAGGCCGTCCCCGCCTGCTGAGTCATGACGACGAGGACTTCGTCATCCAGACGGCCACCACCCGCCCCACCGCCGGCTCCTGCTGGGCCGAACATAGCCACCCCGACCGGCCGCCGGCCACCTACCGCCGCACCCACGGCATCACCTACTTCCACAGCTGCTACTCGGTCGGCGACGACAAGCTGTGGGGCATCAACCGGCGCCGCAAGGGCATCGACCACACCTGGGCCGCCCTGCGGTCGATCCGAGCCGCCCGCCCGGACGGCGCCCCGATCTACGTGATCCTCGACAACCTCTCCGCCCACCTGAACTGGAAGATCCGCAGGTGGGCGGCCCGGAACAAGGTCGAGCTGTGCTTCACACCCACCTACGCGTCCTGGGCCAACCCCATCGAGGCCCACTTCGGGCCGCTGCGGCAGTTCACCCTGGCCAACTCCCACCACCGCAACCACACCGTCCAGACCCGGGCCCTGCACGCCTATCTCCGCTGGCGCAACAAGAACGCCCGACACGCCGACGTGCTGGCCGCCCAGCGCCGCGAGCGCGCCCGCATCCGCAGCGAGAAGGGCATCCGCTGGGGCGGGCAGCCTCTCGCCGATGCGGCTTGA
- a CDS encoding DUF1772 domain-containing protein, protein MLTALEVFTTVTVGLMVGVEFSVAFVMNRIFNALPEDACQLARAHGGRILGALMPFWYTGSLVLSALWAIAGHDRPGTALVVTATALLTVSVIMSLLLLVPINNRSKTWTPQNRPTDWKEQMNRWDHYHYARVTVIVAAFTLLTTALT, encoded by the coding sequence ATGCTCACCGCACTCGAGGTGTTCACCACCGTGACCGTCGGCCTGATGGTGGGAGTGGAGTTCTCCGTCGCCTTCGTCATGAACCGGATCTTCAACGCCCTCCCCGAGGACGCCTGCCAGCTCGCCCGCGCCCACGGAGGCCGCATCCTCGGCGCCCTCATGCCGTTCTGGTACACCGGCTCGCTCGTCCTCAGCGCGCTCTGGGCCATCGCCGGACACGACCGCCCCGGCACCGCACTCGTCGTCACCGCCACCGCACTGCTGACCGTCAGCGTGATCATGTCGCTCCTGCTGCTCGTCCCGATCAACAACCGGAGCAAAACATGGACCCCCCAGAACCGGCCCACGGACTGGAAAGAGCAGATGAACCGCTGGGACCACTACCACTACGCCCGCGTCACCGTCATCGTCGCCGCCTTCACCCTCCTGACCACCGCCCTGACCTGA
- a CDS encoding TetR/AcrR family transcriptional regulator, with translation MSVQERKQRERAERERLIVATARELAEQQGWDAVTTRRLAERIEYSQPVLYSHFRGKREIIGAVALQGAAELAAAVRTATATASGPRERVTALARTYLDYAARNPAVYDALFQLDGGLAYAQEDTPQPLKDAFAALLESLGEVAGNGVHPALFTEVFWASLHGLATLTRAGRLLPQDAAHRVELLVDRLAVL, from the coding sequence ATGTCGGTTCAGGAACGCAAGCAGCGCGAGCGGGCGGAACGCGAGCGCCTCATCGTGGCGACAGCCCGTGAACTTGCCGAGCAGCAGGGCTGGGACGCGGTCACCACCCGCCGCCTCGCCGAACGCATCGAGTACAGCCAGCCCGTCCTCTACAGCCACTTCCGCGGCAAACGCGAGATCATCGGCGCCGTCGCCCTCCAGGGCGCCGCCGAACTGGCCGCAGCCGTGCGCACCGCGACCGCCACCGCCAGCGGCCCTCGCGAACGGGTCACCGCGCTCGCCCGCACCTACCTCGACTACGCCGCACGCAACCCGGCGGTCTACGACGCCCTCTTCCAGCTCGACGGCGGCCTGGCCTACGCGCAGGAGGACACCCCGCAACCCCTGAAGGACGCCTTCGCCGCCCTGCTGGAAAGCCTGGGCGAGGTCGCCGGGAACGGTGTCCACCCGGCCCTGTTCACCGAGGTGTTCTGGGCATCCCTGCACGGCCTCGCGACCCTGACCCGGGCCGGACGGCTGCTGCCGCAGGACGCAGCCCACAGGGTGGAGCTCTTGGTGGACCGCCTCGCCGTGCTCTGA